From the genome of Cytophagales bacterium WSM2-2:
ATTACCCATTGACGAAGCCTTGATCACAATCTGAGGTTTGTCGTGGCGAGGATTACTATACTTCAGTGCATTCCCAATAATGTTGTTCAATACCACTTTCAGCCGAGACCGGTCTGATGTGACTTTGAGTGCCGGAGGAATTGAGTAATCAATAAAAATATTTTCCATGCCCGTGCCGAATTTCAACCCTTCGGTCACTTCATGAACAAGCTCAAGTAAATTGAAATTCTCAATCCGGACCTCCTGTCGGGCATTTCTTGAGTAGTCGATGATCTCCCCGATGAATGAATCAAGGTCAGCTACTCTTGTCTTCATCATATCCAGGCACTGTTTTACCTCTTCGCGGTCACCGCTTCGCTGGCAAATTTCGATCAGTCCCAATACCGAACTCAGCGGGGCGCGTAAGTCATGTGATGCACTGTAAACAAACCGGTCAAGCTCAAGATTGGCCTTGGTTAGCAATTGGTTATTGGAGATCAGTTCCTGTTCGGTCTTGTAATTAATATCAAGGGAGAAGAAAAGCAGCGCCAGTGATGTGCAAAGCGTGACCAAAAAATTGGTGATAAAGGATACGTTGATGTAAGCTGAAGAATAGGGAACAGGCTCAATGATCGGGGGTAGATCGATATAGTAAGCGACAAAAAATCCGGCCACTCCAAGTGCCGAGAACAAAATTCCCAGCCTCACTTGCTCCCATCCGCAAAGCGTGAGAGAGATGAGCGAGTAAACGATGAAGTAAGCTCCTACACCGGTGTGATTGACATCATTGTCCGCAAAAACATAGATCAGAAAAAGAAGAAGAGGTAAAAAGATGAAATTGGCCGACATGTACCTGCCCGATCGATTGATCCAGAACACCACACCACATAACAATATCAGCAGAACATAAAACGGAATACTGACATAGAGCTGGTTGATAGAATCTAAAATGGTGTATACAATACCTATAGCAGCTCCAAGCAAACTAAGCTGGCCTCGCAGTATTGCACGCTTATAGACATTGCGCGAGACGAATACGTCTTGACGTAAAAGAAAGCTTCGGGGTGGGTGCTTGCTCTCCATAGACCACACAAATATATCCGTCAAAGGGAATTAATGGCCTTATCCTGGCAATATTTTCAAGCCAATACAAAAAAGAAAGCCCGGCTATTCAGCCAAGGCTTCCTTACCTAACCCAAAATTATTTACCAGTTATTTAGATAAAGCGAACTTGATCGGAAGCACCATTCGCACACTGACCGAACTGCCATGCTGACGGCCAGGTTTCCAATTCGGCATCTTTGAGATAACGCGGGCAGCTTCTTTATCCAAGGACACGTCCACATTTTTGATCACTTCAATGTCTGTGATTTCTCCATTTTGGTCGACTATAAATCTGACATAGACAGCTCCCTCGACTCCACGCTGACTTGCGATAGACGGGTAACGGAGGTTCTTTTTCAGAAACTTGTATAATGCTGCCGCACCTCCCGGATACTCGGGCATAACTTCAGCGAAGTCGAGTGGTTTGCTCTCAGTGACTACCGGCACATCGGATGTGCCTGGAGTTTCTACTTCTGGTCCCGACTCACCTGGTCCCTCAATCCCTGTAGGGAGAAATGAAGCCACAACAACATCAACTTTGGGTTGGTCCGGCACTTCAGTAGTCACGACTTTAACTGAGGCATCGGTACGCTTCACAGGGGTAGTCCTCACCTCTCTTTTAGCTGGTGGATCAGCAATGACCTTGACGTGGGTTAATTTCCTAGTCTTGTCCTTTGGCAAAATTGAAGCAACTATATCCGGCTTCATGATCATGGCGACCTGGGCGGCTACGAGTAATCCCATCATAAAAAGGAAACTTGACAAAGATCCCTTCGAAAGATTCTCTTGATAAGTTCTTCGAATTGAATAAGCCCCGTAGGCTTTGTTTCGATTTTCAAAAACAACATCATCGTTACGGGAGGGAACAGCATTTTCAGTATTCATAGGAATAGTGTTTAGGTATTAAACTTCAAACTCCGATGAACCGCGCGTGCCGGCAGGCAGGTTGCATTTGACCTAATAATTCCCCAGGGTGGGGAAAGTCACAGGAAGGTTCAAAAAAAATTGGCGGCTACTTAGTCGAGGGGGACTGTGTGGCTTTGTCGTTCTTTTTCAATTCGCGTTCTTTTTCCCATTTCATGACAAAATAGGATGAAAGGATTAGCAGTAAAATGGTAACTACCGCTACCACAATCGAGTAGACAAATACTTTTCTTGTTCTTTTGACACGCTGTGCTCGCTCATGGCGCTGCAACACCAGTGAATAATTACGGTGACGCTGCAAAGCATTCTCATCCAGGTGCCGTCTGCGTAGCTTTATTTCATTCCTTGCCATCGTACTTCACCTTAACGTTAAATTTCTTCCGAAGTTGGTCCAGTGCGCGGTAGGTTCTCATTTTTGCACTGCTTTCGCCAATGTCGAGAATAAACGCCATTTCCTTAAAGTCTTTGTCCTCAAAGAAGCGGAGTTGCAATACCTCCAGCATTTCAGAAGGCAGGTCCTTCATAAATTCAAATAGTTGTAAAACTGTTTCTTCGGAATATTCTTCGTCTTCGCGTTCAAACAAAGAACGCAACTGCACCTCATCCAGGCTGTAGATTTTTTGTCTCTTCGCCTTTTTGTAGTGCTTGTTTACTTCGTTGCTTGCTATTTTATAAAACCAGGCCGATACCGGAACACCTCGAAACTCATATCGCTGCACATTTCCCAAGGCAATAAAAAAAGTCTGAGAACAAAGGTCGCTCGTCAGATCTTCATCGTCTGTTTGCGTAAAAATGAAATTAAAAATCCGGTCGAAATATTTTTCATACAGGGGGCCAAAAGCCGCCGGGTCATTCTTTGCCCGGTCAACAATTTCATATTCCCGCCTGATCTCCTCTTCTGTCATTGACGGAAAATTAGATTTTTGTACGCTTCGCAAAAAGAAAAACTTAGTTTTGTTTTCTGTTTGTTATGAAAACAATCAACGAAGCTGTCGATTACCAGTTAAAAAAATTCGCTTTCAGGAAATGAAGGGGCTTGCATTCAGTTCGTTGCGTGTTGGTTCGAAGTACCGACTCACTAATTTTGGCGATATCAATGAATTCCTGATTGAGAAAGTCCTAGGCAACGGTGACTTTGCAGTGAAAGATCTTCTCACGCTGGAGCGTTATAACCTCAAAGACCTTTTTAAATTTGGTAAAGGAAAGGACTTTGAGATACGTGAGATCAGTGACTAGATCGTCTCGTTTGCCAACGATACGAGATTTTGCGAAATACGAATCTGGCGGTTATCCAATTCCTTTCGATTGATGTCAAATCGCAACGCGTTGTTATCCAACACAACAAAGCTGAAGTTCGCTCCTTTTTTGAATAAGCCTTCGCGCTCCGCAATGATCATCACAGGCCTGCCAGCATAAGCTTTGACAATCTCATTCAATTGACTGCTGCGACCATCGGAAACGTATATTATTTGAGGTTCATCTTTCGGTATCTCTTCAGACTGTGTCACTTGAAATTTCCTTCCCTGGATATCTTTATTGGCCGTTGTTTTCAGTAATTCATCGTAAACTTTGGACTTACCCAAAACTGTGATCTTAAATTCCTTCGCATCCGACTGTGGCCAGGAAGAATACTTGGCGATACTCACGACAAACACCGAGTAAACCTGGTAGTTAGTGGTTTGTGCGTTCGAAAAATGAATAACAGAAAAAAGGAAAAATAAACTATAGACTAATTTTTTCATGACGCTTCTTACTTTTTAAAATCCAACTGGTATGAAATTTTTACAACAAACTCTGTGCTGCGACCGGGAATCGGGGCATAGTTTCCATTGTAGGCCTGGGGGATCACCGGCTTCTGGTTAAACAGATCGTAAGCACCAACGCCTATCACAATTCCTCCGGTTTCATAGTTTAAAAAAGTGTTGAGCAATACGTAAGGATCAAGCGCGACAGCTTCCGGATCTCCATTCGTATCATACTGAGTGTACGCATAGCGTTTGCCACTGTAAATCATTGTTGCATTCCAGGATAGTTTTTTAGTTAAAGAATAGTTGACTACTGCGACACCTTTGCTTGCGGGCATTCCTGCAAATTGCGCGTTCGTCTGAGGAACCATGTAAGTTGTCACCGTTGAATTGCTGTTCGCCTGCGCAAATGAGTAGTTGAGATTCATGTTCCAGCTCTTCTTGCGGAGACTGTAGACTAATTCAATTCCACTGCTCCCGGATTTACTGAAGTTTTGATAACCCTCATTACTGTTGTCGATGAACTGGTAGATGATTACGTTTTGCGTGTTCAGCAAAAAAGCGTTGATCGAGAAAAGCATCTCGGGTGTAAACTGGTAGCCCAGTTCAATCTCACCTACATTGCTTTTTTCCGGAACAACTTTTCCCGCGAGGGTACGGTGCTGGTTCTCGATAGCGGGTGAGCGAAACGCCTGGCTGTAAAGCAATTTGAAGTGAAAGTTTTCTATTTTCTTGGTCAGTGCAAGGCGCGGCACAAATGCATCACCTGCGAGGCTGTTCTTTTCATAGCGCGCTCCTATGGTAATGTTAGCCAGGCGATGTTTCAAAAGACCCTGGGCAAAAATGGCGTAGTTATCCATTTTGAAATCTGACCCACCGAAATACGTGTTGCCTGGCAGTAGATCAGATCCTTTGTCAGCAAAATAAACTGCGCCTCCAACGATATTGATTTTGCGGCTCACATTGTAATTCGTTGTCAGGTTGATGAGGCTGCGGGTGGCACGGGCACGCAACGCATAGCCGCCATCGCTCACTGTTCCCCAAGCCCAGGGAATTTGGTTCATGTAAACAAACTGAGGGGTGATTGTCAGTTTGTCCGTTGCTTTAAAATCGTATTTAACATCGGCCGAGTAGTTGTCGTATTTAGTAAAGTTGATCGGATCGGTAGTTTTATATCCGTTATACATTCCGCGCACTTTCAATCCATAGGCACTCACACCAATGTTCACATTCATTGGATCAGCTGACGTAACCTTAGCGAGGTCTGCTGGCGTGTAGGTGCCATCGTCTTGCAGTTGATCTATGTAATTTTTTTGATCACTCACAATTCCTTTACCCTGAAAAAATCCCAGATCCCAGGATACATTTTCAGTCTTTTGAGAAAGCATCACACCTCCATTGGTACGGCCAACAGCAGAAGAGTGAAAACCTCCAACTCCGTAAGCCATGACTCCATTGAGAGAGGATGCCTGTTTCGTGATGATATTTACTACCGCATATTCTGCTGATCCTCCATATACAGCTGATCCAGGACCACGAATGATCTCGATTTTTTCAATCGCATCGACAGGGAAGTTGTTGATCAACGGAACGGTTTGATAGAGCAAGTCATTGATCTGCTGGCCATCCAATAAGAAAAGAACTTTCCCTTCGTTCGCCCAATTGCCACGAAAGGAAATCCCTGAGACAAACTGCACATCCTGTCCGATGTCAAACCCAGGAATCGTACGCAACACATCTGTAATATCCCGGGCACCCATCTTACGAATGTCTTCTGCTGCGATTACACTAAGAATGCCCGGAGTTTCACGTGTTGCCATCGCTTTACCCACGCCAACTTTTGCGGCCTGGTTGAGTTGCTTTTGCAAATCACTCTCCGCGGTATAAGCGCTTAACTTTAGAAGTGAATCCAGTTCCTGAGCGTGAACTGATTGAATAAAAAGAAATGCGAATAAAAGGGCGGATGCCCTGAGTAGCCAACGATTCATGAAAAACGAATTAAATAGACGCGCAAAAATAAATAAAAAAAGCGAAGGTCGCCTCCGCTTCTTCATTTTGCCAGTTGATCTTACAAACCGTTTAACTGACGGTCTTTCGGATATTTCACTTCGTATTTGAACACAATCTTCTTGGTTTCATTGGGCTGCAGTTTCATATCCCACGAGAGCTTTCCCGTGTCTTTGTTGTAAACAGCGCTTGCTAAATCGATTGCGGTCACTTCAATCTGCGTGTTTTGCGAAACTGGAATCTGATCCTCTATTGAAATCCGAATGGGTTCATTTTTAGTGTTACGTACTGAAATCTCCCATGCAAAACTTTCCTTCTGGTTTGTCCCAATAAATTTGCGTGACGTCAATTCTTTTTGTTTTTCACGCTTTACAACAATCCGTTTATCACGACCAAGCGACAGAGATAAAGTATCCTTAAGATTATTCGGATCAATAAACGATTTGCCTGTAAAAGTTCCTTCAAAGAAAATATTGGCTTCGCCAGGAAGTAAGCTTAATTCCTCCCAACCAATTGCTTTTGCCAGCAAGAAGGCATCGTTGTCAAGTTTAGGCGCGGTAGAATAATTATAGCTCGCTTTCAGTTCATAACTGCGAATATCCACTAGCGTAGGCTTATTCGTTGATACCACAGTGTAGGGCAAAGAAATGTCAAACTCTGTGTTGAGCGATGTTTGAATGGTGGAAACAAAGTCATCTATTTTGCTGGCTTCCTGTTTTATCTCCTCGGCCTTGGGCGCCATATCTGCACTTTTCATCATCATCGGAGCCGCCATTTTTCTTTTCTCCATTCCACGGTAATTGTTGTAAGCTACAGGCTGATAGAAATCCAAATACCAGGCAATCAGTTCAGGCTTCAGTCCGCTAAGGTTGGGATTAGCAGTTGAGAGTTTCAGTTTAACATTTTTCCATTCTTCGCCTGTGCCTTGGAAAACATTCGCTTTGTAGCTCAACTGCAGCGGGCTTTTAGTGTTGATGGCCCGAATGTCATATTGGGGCATCCATCCGGCATTCCCAACTACGTAGCTGATGTCAAAATCAGCAGCGACCGCGGCTTCAGCAGAGACATTGATAATGATCTCACTGGTGTTGCGCTGATACAATTCATTTTGTGTATTGATCTGCATCTGCAATTTTTCAATGCGCTCATTTATTTTTGCGATCTTTTCGTCTCCCTTCATTCTTGTAGAAACAATTTCGGTGAGGCGCGACCGGTAGAAATCAGCCATAGCCTTAAGTTCTGCGACTGTCAAATTTTGATTTGTGCCACCGATTTTCTGGTTGCTCAACAGCATCTGTTCTTCCTTGCTAAGAATTTCCTTTTGACTTTGTTCGAGTATCACTTGCTTTTGTAAGAGCTCGACAGAATCCTTCAGAATCTTCAATGACTTGGGCATATTGATCTCCGACAAATAATTTTGACGGTGACTGGTACCGAGAATAATGAAGTTTCCCTTGCCAGAAACCTGGATGCTCTCCGGGTCGAGCATAGAAGTGAGCCCACCTACAACAAGTTCGGTTTTCCCTGCTGAAAGAGATGCATGGGCCTGGCGTGTAATTTGAGCCCGGCTTAAGAATACCGTTACATCAGTAATTTTTGATGCAACATTTTGACTGCTTTGAGCTGTGCAGCAAATCGCTGTCAACCAGAGCATAAACACAGAAATTGATTTCATACTTAATAATTTACAATAAGGATTCAATAGTCACTAATTTTCCATAAAAACCAAATCTTTTTTTCATCCGAAGCTTCTAATCTTTCGAACAACCTTAAATCAATTAGTTTTGCGGCATTATGGCTGAACAACTATTCACACATTCGCGCCTGAGCGATCTGTCAAAAAAAATATTTCTAAAAATCGGATGTCCTGAGGACCAGGCGATACGGGCTACAGAATCATTGCTTCGTGCTGATTTGCGTGGTGTAGATTCACATGGAGTAGCACGCCTGAGTGGATATGTCAGGTTGTGGGAAGCGAAACGCGTGAACAGCCAGCCCGACATAAAAATTGTTCATGAAAGTCCAAGTACGGCTGTAGTAGATGGCGATGCGGGGCTCGGTCTTGTGGTTGCGCCCAAAGCGATGGAGATCGCGATAGCAAAAGCGAAAATTGCAGGCACTGGTTGGGTGGCTGTAAAAAATTCAAATCACTTTGGTATTGCCGGACATCATGCGATGATGGCATTACCGCATGACATGATCGGTATGGCTATGACCAACGCGAGTCCGTTGGTGGCGCCTACATTTTCAGTAGAAAGATTACTGGGAACAAATCCGATCGCTGTGGCAATCCCCGCGGACAAACAACCTCCTTTCGTAGCCGACTTTGCAACTACCACTGCAGCCAATGGAAAACTTGAAATTCTACAACGCAAAGAAAAAGAAGCTCCGTTTGGCTGGATCCAGAAAAAAGACGGATCACCTTCTTCCAACCCGAATGAATTGAAAGATGGAGGCGCCTTGATTCCCTTAGGCAGCGACCGTGAGCATGGAAGTCACAAAGGGTTCTGCCTTGGAGCTTGGGTCGATATTTTTTCGGCTGTTCTCAGCGGAGCAAACTATGGTCCGTGGGTTCCCCCTTTTGTAAGTTTCCTTGCGCCCCCGGCTGATCCTGTTGGCAAAGGCATTGGTCATTTTTTCGGAGCCATGCGCATTGATGCATTCAGGCCCAGCGATGAATTTAAAAAACACATGGACAACTGGATCACCCGCTTTCGTTCAGCAAAAACAATTGAAAGTGAAGAGCGATTGATTATTCCCGGCGATCCTGAGCGGGAGTTTGAAATTGAGCGTATGAAAACCGGTATTCCATTGAACGAAAAGGTCGTTCAGGATTTACAGGAACTTGCAAAGAAATTTGAAATCGATTTTTAGAATCCGAAAAACACCCGGAAAACAATGGGGGAATTGAAAACTCCATTGGGTTGGTACAAGAGGTCATACATCGCCATGGCGTTGATTGATCCACGCTTTCCCAAGGGTTGAGTATATCCAGCACCCACCAAGAAGCGGTCATAATACCTCCGCGGTTGGTTGTCAATTGTGCTTGAACTGATCCTGTCGTATTCCACTTGAAAAAACAATTGCTGCACGACATAGCGAGCAAAAGGGGCGTAACCAAACTGATCATAGTGGACACCGACATCGGGGAAACTGTATCTTGAATAAGAGAGATTGACACCGAGAAGAAAATTTGGTTGCACTTTATACCCTACGGTTGGCAAAAGAGAATAATAGTTGTAGCGATATCCTTGCGTGTTAGTTCCGCTGCCAAGTCCACCTCCGCCTGCAAAGTACAATTTATCTATGTTGAATTGAGTCCCTCGCATCCCGCTCTTATTAAGGCCTGTCTGGGCCGAACAAGTAGCTGATGCAAAAAGAACTAAAAACAGTATTACGATCACACGATTCATAATCTTCAACTTATTTTTCTTCAATAACGAAAATATCTTCGTTCGGTTTTTTCATCAGGTACTTTTCACGAGCGAATTTCTCAAGTAACTCCTTATTGGTTGTGAGCTCTTGCTTGTCTTTTTCCACTTCCGCGATTTTTTCCCTGTAAAAATCCTTTTCATTCTCCAGCGAACGCAATTTTGAACTCATTCGATAACGAGTGATGAGATCATTGGAGTCGAGAAAAGTCATCCAGATTAAAAAACAGATTCCGGTGACTGCATAAAAATTCCGGAACAAGGGACCCAGCTTCTTAGCCATAAGTTTAAAAAATAGTTTGACGAAGGTACTAATTAAAATGACATCTTCCAGCTAATCACTTCACAGTCACGACTTTCTCCCCCTTCTTGACTAATTTTCCGAGTGGCTTTAGATAGAGCCCAATGCTAGCAGCATATTTTTCGAATTCGTTGCTCTTGCCGACATCGACAGACACCAGTAATCCTCCACTGGTTTGAGGATCGGCTAACACCGATTTTTGTTCTTCCGTAACCGTGCTGATTTTATTTCCATAACTCTCCCAGTTGCGCTGGGTTCCACCTGGCATAGACTTTTGCTGGACGTATTCTTGTAAAAAGTCAAAGCATGGTACGTCCTTTAAATAAATCTCTGCGGACAGGTTGCTCCCTTCACACATCTCGCACAGGTGGCCAAGCAAGCCAAACCCAGTAACATCAGTCATCGCGTTAACATAATCCAACTTCCCGAACTGTGATCCGGGTTTGTTCAAGGTCAACATTGTGTCAACGGCTTTCTGCAAATGGTCTTGTTTTACAATTCCTTTTTTTTGCGCTGTTGTGATGATTCCTATGCCGAGTGGTTTTGTCAAATACAGTAATGATCCTTCTTTAGCAGTGTCATTCCTTTTGAGATTTTCTTTTTTCAGTTTTCCTGAAACAGCCAGTCCAAATACCGGCTCGGGGCAGTCAATGCTATGACCTCCGGCCAAAGGAATTCCGGCATCGGCACAAACTTTCCGGCTTCCATCCAATACCGACTTTGCAACCTCGGGCGGAATCTTGTTGATCGGCCACCCAAGAATGGCAATCGCCATAAAAGGATCGCCACCCATCGCGTACACATCACTGATCGCATTCACCGAAGCGATGGCTCCGAATGTAAATGGGTCATCTACGATAGGCATGAAAAAATCGGTCGTGCTGACAATGCAGGTTCCATCGCCAATATCGAAGACAGCCGCATCATCTTTCGACTCATTACCAACGAGCAGGGAAGGAAATTTCTGTTTTGGAAAGTCGGAATGTAAGATGGTGTCGAGTACCGCCGGGGCAATTTTGCATCCACATCCCGCACCGTGAGAGTATTGAGTGAGCTTGATATCCATTTCTTTTGATTTGACTAGTTGCTTATTCAGATTATCACGTCTTCAAATTAATTAACTCTTTTGCAAACGTTGAACCGTCTCCGCCATTCCAGCCTAGTGTACTAATTATTTTCTCCTTCCGTTTCTGAATCGAGTTGCGATAAGCTTTGTCATAGTAAGTAAGCAAAATATCTATGGTGGCAGTCATGTCGCCCTGGAGTAGCTTTTCCCTGGCTGCATTGTAGTGCTGCCCCCCCAATTTTTTTATCACCTTACCCATGATTTCTAGAAACTCTTCTCTGTCGGCTGATCCGTATTCATTCACTAAGCGCTGCACGCGAACTTCTTTTGTGACGTCCATCTGTACAATCTTGCCACCGTTCATTTTCTCCCAAAAATCGGTAGGTAAAAATATTTTTCCGATCGCAATTGATTCATCCTCAACCCAAATTCGCCTCGACAAATCCAGCTTCAGAATTTCTTCGAACAATTCATTTTGAAATTGTTCAGTGGTAGGTTGCGGTGGCATAAGCAATCCTCCAAAAGCAGAGCCTTTGTGGTTCGCGAGTTTCTCCAAGTCCAGGATTTGCTCGCCATGTGCATGAAGAGCGCGTAAAATTTCACTCTTACCACTGCCCGTAAATCCAGTAAGTAGGATCAGAGACATCGGTCTTTTAAAATTTCCCAGCGCATGCTGCCGGTACGCCTTGTACCCACCCGTTAAGGCACTCGATTTTATCCGTGCCATACTTACAAACTGGCAGAAATTATTAGAACGCATTCCTCCGCGCCAACAATGAACCAGCAATTCCTTTCCTGCTGAAATTCGTTCTGCCTCGTTCACGATCTCCTCCAATCGTGGGCCCACAAGTCTAAAGCCCGTCTTTATCGCTACGGCCTGACCTTTTTGTTTATAGTCGGTCCCAAC
Proteins encoded in this window:
- a CDS encoding ECF subfamily RNA polymerase sigma factor, whose amino-acid sequence is MTEEEIRREYEIVDRAKNDPAAFGPLYEKYFDRIFNFIFTQTDDEDLTSDLCSQTFFIALGNVQRYEFRGVPVSAWFYKIASNEVNKHYKKAKRQKIYSLDEVQLRSLFEREDEEYSEETVLQLFEFMKDLPSEMLEVLQLRFFEDKDFKEMAFILDIGESSAKMRTYRALDQLRKKFNVKVKYDGKE
- a CDS encoding tRNA 2-selenouridine synthase; this translates as MISLQEFLTLRDSLPIVDVRSPLEFQQGHIREAINIPLLNNEERVAVGTDYKQKGQAVAIKTGFRLVGPRLEEIVNEAERISAGKELLVHCWRGGMRSNNFCQFVSMARIKSSALTGGYKAYRQHALGNFKRPMSLILLTGFTGSGKSEILRALHAHGEQILDLEKLANHKGSAFGGLLMPPQPTTEQFQNELFEEILKLDLSRRIWVEDESIAIGKIFLPTDFWEKMNGGKIVQMDVTKEVRVQRLVNEYGSADREEFLEIMGKVIKKLGGQHYNAAREKLLQGDMTATIDILLTYYDKAYRNSIQKRKEKIISTLGWNGGDGSTFAKELINLKT
- the selD gene encoding selenide, water dikinase; the protein is MDIKLTQYSHGAGCGCKIAPAVLDTILHSDFPKQKFPSLLVGNESKDDAAVFDIGDGTCIVSTTDFFMPIVDDPFTFGAIASVNAISDVYAMGGDPFMAIAILGWPINKIPPEVAKSVLDGSRKVCADAGIPLAGGHSIDCPEPVFGLAVSGKLKKENLKRNDTAKEGSLLYLTKPLGIGIITTAQKKGIVKQDHLQKAVDTMLTLNKPGSQFGKLDYVNAMTDVTGFGLLGHLCEMCEGSNLSAEIYLKDVPCFDFLQEYVQQKSMPGGTQRNWESYGNKISTVTEEQKSVLADPQTSGGLLVSVDVGKSNEFEKYAASIGLYLKPLGKLVKKGEKVVTVK
- a CDS encoding cell envelope biogenesis protein TonB — its product is MNTENAVPSRNDDVVFENRNKAYGAYSIRRTYQENLSKGSLSSFLFMMGLLVAAQVAMIMKPDIVASILPKDKTRKLTHVKVIADPPAKREVRTTPVKRTDASVKVVTTEVPDQPKVDVVVASFLPTGIEGPGESGPEVETPGTSDVPVVTESKPLDFAEVMPEYPGGAAALYKFLKKNLRYPSIASQRGVEGAVYVRFIVDQNGEITDIEVIKNVDVSLDKEAARVISKMPNWKPGRQHGSSVSVRMVLPIKFALSK
- the cirA gene encoding outer membrane protein; this encodes MNRWLLRASALLFAFLFIQSVHAQELDSLLKLSAYTAESDLQKQLNQAAKVGVGKAMATRETPGILSVIAAEDIRKMGARDITDVLRTIPGFDIGQDVQFVSGISFRGNWANEGKVLFLLDGQQINDLLYQTVPLINNFPVDAIEKIEIIRGPGSAVYGGSAEYAVVNIITKQASSLNGVMAYGVGGFHSSAVGRTNGGVMLSQKTENVSWDLGFFQGKGIVSDQKNYIDQLQDDGTYTPADLAKVTSADPMNVNIGVSAYGLKVRGMYNGYKTTDPINFTKYDNYSADVKYDFKATDKLTITPQFVYMNQIPWAWGTVSDGGYALRARATRSLINLTTNYNVSRKINIVGGAVYFADKGSDLLPGNTYFGGSDFKMDNYAIFAQGLLKHRLANITIGARYEKNSLAGDAFVPRLALTKKIENFHFKLLYSQAFRSPAIENQHRTLAGKVVPEKSNVGEIELGYQFTPEMLFSINAFLLNTQNVIIYQFIDNSNEGYQNFSKSGSSGIELVYSLRKKSWNMNLNYSFAQANSNSTVTTYMVPQTNAQFAGMPASKGVAVVNYSLTKKLSWNATMIYSGKRYAYTQYDTNGDPEAVALDPYVLLNTFLNYETGGIVIGVGAYDLFNQKPVIPQAYNGNYAPIPGRSTEFVVKISYQLDFKK
- a CDS encoding malate dehydrogenase; its protein translation is MAEQLFTHSRLSDLSKKIFLKIGCPEDQAIRATESLLRADLRGVDSHGVARLSGYVRLWEAKRVNSQPDIKIVHESPSTAVVDGDAGLGLVVAPKAMEIAIAKAKIAGTGWVAVKNSNHFGIAGHHAMMALPHDMIGMAMTNASPLVAPTFSVERLLGTNPIAVAIPADKQPPFVADFATTTAANGKLEILQRKEKEAPFGWIQKKDGSPSSNPNELKDGGALIPLGSDREHGSHKGFCLGAWVDIFSAVLSGANYGPWVPPFVSFLAPPADPVGKGIGHFFGAMRIDAFRPSDEFKKHMDNWITRFRSAKTIESEERLIIPGDPEREFEIERMKTGIPLNEKVVQDLQELAKKFEIDF